The Arcobacter sp. LA11 nucleotide sequence TCCATTCTTTAACATTTATAATATCTTTGATTGCGATTGGAATACCTTCTCCAGACGTTGTAACATCACTATTTGTTAGCTGTTCAACATATGCACCAGTATCATTTTCTTTGATTTTTAAAGCTAGATTTTCTCTTAGTTTTTTGATATCGTCACTATTTAGTTTTAGTGCTTCTTTTAGAGTTATCAAATGGCTCTCCTAGAATTTACTTTATATAGTATATCGCGCCATTATATATAAAAAATGATTAAAATCTGGTAAATAATTTTTGATTATAAAAATAATAATATTTTCAAATAAAATTGAGTAAAAAAAAGGGTTAGAAGAAGATCTTCTAACCCTTTATAAAAAATTAAACTAATTAATTATACGAATGAAATGAATGCCATTGGTGTAGCATCCCCTCTTCTAATTCTAGTTTTTACAATTGAAGTATATCCACCATTTCTATCTTCATATTTTGGTGCAATTTCATTGATAAGTTTTTTAGTAGCTTCTTTATCTTGTAAAGCAGCAAATACTAATCTATGTGTATTTAAATCTGCGTTTCTTGCAGTTGTTACTAATCTTTCAATATATCTTCTTAACTCTTTTGCTTTTGGAACAGTTGTTTCAATCTTCTCTCTAGTAATAATTGCAATTGCCATGTTTTTTAACAATGCTTTTCTGTGAGATGAAGTTCTATTTAACCTTCTATATCCGTGCTTATGTCTCATATCAAACCCTTAAATTATGCTTTAAGTTGCTCTAGCTTTCTTCTTAAAGCTGATGCAACATTTTCTGGAAGTGTATTTTCAATTGGGAAACCTAAAGATTCTAATTTCTCTTGGATTTCATCAAAAGATTTTTTTCCTAAATTTTTAATATTTTTTACTTCTACTTCACTCATAAGTACTAATTCACCAAGGAATTTAAGTCCAGCTCTATCTAAAGAGTTAAAACTTCTAGCACTTAAGTTTAAGTCATCGATTTTTACAATTAAATCTTTTAGTTCAACTGGCTCTTCACCTGAATCACTAACTGTTACCTCTGATAAATCAAATACTTTGTTAAACACTGACATTTGAGAGTACATAACAGATACTGCTTCTTTAAATGCAGTAATTGGAGTAATTTGTCCATTTGTTTGTACGTTAAATACAGCTTTTTCAAAGTTAGGGTTATCTTCAACTAACATTTTTTCAATATCATATACCACTTTTTTTACTGGAGTAAAGAAAGCATCTAATGGAATATAGTCTGTGTCAACCATTTCTCTAATATCTTCAGAAGGCATGTAACCAATTCCTCTTTGGATAATAACTGAGAATGTTAAGTTACAGTCTGAATTAATAGTTGCTAAATGTACATCCGGAGAAACTACTTCAACATCAGAGTTGATTAAGTCTTCACCTTTAATCTCTTTTGGTCCATCAAAAGAGTATTCTACAACTACTTGGTCTTCATCACCATTAATTTTAAACTTAATATTTTTAAGATTAATAATAAAAATAGCTATATCTTCAAGCATTCCTCTTAATGAGTCGAACTCATGCGAAGCACCTTCTATTTTCACTGCAATTGGTGCGTAACCAACTGAAGAACTTAATAGAAGTCTTCTTAAAGGGTGTGCTAAAGTTATTGCGAAACCACTTTCGAATGGATATGCTGATATTTTAGCTTCATTATCACTGATAGCTTCAATCTCAACTTCTGTTGGTAAAAACGGTGTATCTGCAAATTTTTTCATAGCCTACCTTACTTATTATTTAGAATATAACTCTACGATTAATCTTTCTTCAACAGGAATAACAACTTCTTCTCTAGTTGGGATTCTTGTAAAAATTCCGAATACTTTATCTTTATCTACGTCAACCCATTCAACCATACCAGTTTGGTTAGTTAATTCTAAAGCTCTTACAACTTGAGGGTTAGTTTTAGATTTTTCTTTAATTTCAATTTTTTGACCTGGTCTAACAACGTAAGAAGGAATATCTACTTTCTTACCATCTACTAAAACATGTCCATGTGTTGTAAATTGTCTTGCATTTGCTCTAGTTGAAGCAAATCCCATTCTATAAACAACGTTATCTAATCTTTGCTCAATTGATGTAATTAAGTTAGATCCTGTATTACCATCAGCAGCTGCAGCTTTTTTGAAGTATTTTCTGAATTGTTTTTCAGAAACACCATACATAAACTTAGCTTTTTGCTTTTCTCTTAATTGTAATCCATACTCAGAAATTTTAGTTCTTCTTTGTCCGTGTTGTCCTGGAGCAAATGGTCTTTTTTCTAAAGCAGATTTTCCGTTAAGTCTTCTTTCACCTTTTAATCCAAGGTCTGCATCAAGTCTTCTCTCGATTTTTTCTACTGGTCCTCTATATCTTGCCATAACTGCTCCTTACACTCTTCTTCTTTTAGGAGGTCTACAACCATTATGTGGTAATGGAGTTACATCTTTAAACCACTTAACAGAAATACCTTCTATAGCTCCAACAGATTTAACTGCTGTATCTCTACCTGAACCTGGACCTTGGATTTTGATTCCAACGTTTTTAATACCATGTTCCATTGCTTTTTGCACAGCATCTTCAACAGCAGCTTGTGCAGCAAAAGGAGTAGATTTTTTACTTCCTTTGAAACCTAAGTTACCAGCACTTGACCATGCAATTGCATTACCAGCGCTATCAGTTACAGTTACCATTGTGTTATTAAATGTTGCCGCAATATGAACGATACCGTCAGCAATATTCTTTTTTACAACTTTTTTTCTAGTTACTTTTCTTTTTGCCATCTAAATATCCTTACTTAGCCGCTGCGCCAACAGTTTTCTTTTTACCTTTTCTAGTTCGAGCATTAGTTTTAGTCTTTTGCCCTCTACAAGGTAAACCTTTTCTGTGTCTTAAACCTCTGTAAGAACCTAGGTCCATTAAAGATTTAATATCCATAGCTACTTTTTTTCTTAAGTCACCCTCAACCATGTAGTTTTTTTGGATTTCTTGTCTAATAGCCGCTGCTTCTTCTTCTGTTAACTCGTGTGCTCTTTTGTTTCTATCAATTCCAACAGCATCTAAGATTAATCTAGAGTTATGTAAACCAATTCCAAAAATATACGTTAACGCATATTCCATTCTTTTTTTATTTGGTAAATCAACACCTGCAATTCTTGCCATGATTATCCTTGTCTTTGTTTGTGTTTTTTAGTTTCGCAAATCACTCTCACGACACCTCTTCTTTTGACAATTTTACATTTGTCACACATCTTCTTTACTGAAGCTCTTACTTTCATAAGTCTGTCCTCTTTTTGTGTTTATTACCACAATCCAACAGGCAAGAGGCGTATATAAAACGTGAACTGCTTCACGTTTTTAGCCTAGCGGAGATTTTTTATATAGCTTTAGCTATAAAAATCTCTGAAAACAAGTTCAAATAACATTTAAACTTTGTTTCTTTATCTTTCTGCCTCTTACCAACTTTTTATAAAACACAAAACATTTTATAAAAACTTCTTTGATGGTTGGAAAAATGGAAACGGATTATAATTAATTTTTGCTTAAATATTGTTTAATAAAGAAATTGTTTACTTATAGAAATTAAAATGAATAAATAAGATTACTTTTTTAAAATTTAGCTATAATAATAACAATTCAAATTATAGATTATTACAAAGGTATTACATTTATGGAACTTGAAAATTTAAAAGCGGTTTATATTGACGACGAACCAGTTAATTTAATGCTTGTTCAAGCTTATGGAATGGAATTTAATTTAAATATCAAAACATTTGAAAACCCAGTTGAAGGGTTAGATTATATTTTAAAAAATGATATTGATATATTATATACTGATTATATGATGCCAGAAATTGATGGTATCGAATTAATCAAAAGATTTAGAGAAGTACATGAAGAAATTCCTGTTGTTGTTATTACAGCAGTGGGAGATGATCAAGAATTAAAATTAAATGCACTAGAAGTCGGTGCAACGGACTTTTTAACAAAACCTATAGAAATTACAGAATTCAAAGCAAGAAGTCTTAACCTATTAGCATTAAGAAGAGCTCAACTTAAACTAAAAGATAGAGCATTATTATTAGAAGATGAAGTAAAAAAAGCAACTGCCGAAATTCAAAAAAGAGAACATGAATCACTTATGGTCTTAGGACGTGCAGCAGAATATAAAGATGCTGAAACGGCGAACCATACTGTTAGAGTTGCACACTATTCAAAACTTTTAGCTAAACACTATGGATTAGATGAGAGTAAACAAGATATAATATTTTATGCATCACCATTTCATGATATAGGAAAAGTTGGTATTCCAGATGGTATTCTTTTAAAAGAAGGCCGGTTAACTGAAGATGAATTTACAATTATGAAAAAACATGTGAATATTGGAAATGAGATACTAAGAGATACGCAAAGTGCCTATTTAATAGAAGGTGGAATTATTGCTTTAAATCATCATGAAAAATATGATGGTTCAGGATATCCAAATGGTACAAAAGGAGAAGATATTCCAATTGGAGCTAGAATTGTAGCAATCTCTGATGTTTTTGATGCCTTAACTTCTAAACGTCCATATAAAAACTCTTGGAGTATACAAGATGCTTTACTGTTGTTAATGAATGAAAAAGGAAAACATTTTGATCCAAAACTTGTTGACTTATTTATTGAGAATATTGATGAAGTAAAGACAATATATGATGAATTTCAATAATAAATATATCAATATAAAAATAGAAGAAAGTGAAATTCCATGGTTTATGATTTTCACAAATGAAAAATTTAAAGAATTATCTGAATGTCCAAATGAAATAAAAAATGAAATTTTTAAAACTCTAGATATTATTGAAAAAGAGATGATTAAATATTACAATCCTGAGAAAATAAATATTGCTTCTTTTGGAAATTATGTTCCTCATGTACATTTTCATATAATGGCTAGATTTAAAGAAGATTCATACTTTCCAGAACCTATGTGGGGTAAAAAACAAAGAGAAGGTAAATTAGACTTACCCTCTTTTGATAACTTTTGTAAAACTCTTATTAAAAAATTTGAAAAGTAAGTCCTAAGACTGCTCTTCATAAATTGTTTTAATTTCTTTTATATACTTTTCTAGTTTTTTATATTTCTTTATATAATCAATTTCAAAATTTTCTTTTGCACTAAGCTCAATATCTTTTGTAACTTCAAATACATTGTTTATTTTTAAGTTACCTGCCGCTCCTTTTATCTTATGTGCAGCACCTTTTATCTTATCTAAATCATTCTCATCAATACATACTTTTAAAGTATCTAAATCTTTATCTATTGAAGAGATGAAAGTTTTTAAAATAGTTTTAAAAATTGGTAATCCTAAACCTAATGATTTAGCTGTATCTTCTATAGAATATACAAACTCATCATCTTCTGAAACCTCTTCTTCAACTACTTCTTCTTTCTTTTCTTCAGATTCATTTTTAATTTTTATATATTTATTTAAAACTGCATCTAACATATACTCTTCAAAAGGCTTTGGTATATAATCATCCATACCTTCTGACATAAATTTCTCTTTATCCCCAGCAACTGCATTTGCAGTAAGGGCAACTATGGGAGTATGATTTATATTATTTTCTTCTTCATAATCAATTATTGCATGAGTAGCTTCAACTCCATTCATAACAGGCATATTTATATCCATAAAAATAATATCATAAATAGCACCTGATTTAATTTCATCTAATGCTATTTGTCCATTTTCTGCAATTTTTGATTTAATACCTTTTTGAGCAAGCATAGCTTCCATAAGATGCTGATTTACAGGATTATCTTCTGCAATTAAACAAATGACATTTGAATGTTCTATAGCTTCAAAATCTACTTCTAAATCCTCTTCTAATCCAGGGTTTAAAATATCAACAATTGCATCATATAATTTTGATTGATTTATAGGTGATTTTATTACTCTATGTTCTTTACTTGAATCAATTATTTTTTCTTCATAATCACATATATAAATCAATGGTATATCAATTTTTTCTAAATCAAGTTTTAT carries:
- a CDS encoding HD-GYP domain-containing protein gives rise to the protein MELENLKAVYIDDEPVNLMLVQAYGMEFNLNIKTFENPVEGLDYILKNDIDILYTDYMMPEIDGIELIKRFREVHEEIPVVVITAVGDDQELKLNALEVGATDFLTKPIEITEFKARSLNLLALRRAQLKLKDRALLLEDEVKKATAEIQKREHESLMVLGRAAEYKDAETANHTVRVAHYSKLLAKHYGLDESKQDIIFYASPFHDIGKVGIPDGILLKEGRLTEDEFTIMKKHVNIGNEILRDTQSAYLIEGGIIALNHHEKYDGSGYPNGTKGEDIPIGARIVAISDVFDALTSKRPYKNSWSIQDALLLLMNEKGKHFDPKLVDLFIENIDEVKTIYDEFQ
- the rpmJ gene encoding 50S ribosomal protein L36 is translated as MKVRASVKKMCDKCKIVKRRGVVRVICETKKHKQRQG
- the rpsD gene encoding 30S ribosomal protein S4, translated to MARYRGPVEKIERRLDADLGLKGERRLNGKSALEKRPFAPGQHGQRRTKISEYGLQLREKQKAKFMYGVSEKQFRKYFKKAAAADGNTGSNLITSIEQRLDNVVYRMGFASTRANARQFTTHGHVLVDGKKVDIPSYVVRPGQKIEIKEKSKTNPQVVRALELTNQTGMVEWVDVDKDKVFGIFTRIPTREEVVIPVEERLIVELYSK
- a CDS encoding DNA-directed RNA polymerase subunit alpha; protein product: MKKFADTPFLPTEVEIEAISDNEAKISAYPFESGFAITLAHPLRRLLLSSSVGYAPIAVKIEGASHEFDSLRGMLEDIAIFIINLKNIKFKINGDEDQVVVEYSFDGPKEIKGEDLINSDVEVVSPDVHLATINSDCNLTFSVIIQRGIGYMPSEDIREMVDTDYIPLDAFFTPVKKVVYDIEKMLVEDNPNFEKAVFNVQTNGQITPITAFKEAVSVMYSQMSVFNKVFDLSEVTVSDSGEEPVELKDLIVKIDDLNLSARSFNSLDRAGLKFLGELVLMSEVEVKNIKNLGKKSFDEIQEKLESLGFPIENTLPENVASALRRKLEQLKA
- the rplQ gene encoding 50S ribosomal protein L17, with the translated sequence MRHKHGYRRLNRTSSHRKALLKNMAIAIITREKIETTVPKAKELRRYIERLVTTARNADLNTHRLVFAALQDKEATKKLINEIAPKYEDRNGGYTSIVKTRIRRGDATPMAFISFV
- the rpsM gene encoding 30S ribosomal protein S13, which codes for MARIAGVDLPNKKRMEYALTYIFGIGLHNSRLILDAVGIDRNKRAHELTEEEAAAIRQEIQKNYMVEGDLRKKVAMDIKSLMDLGSYRGLRHRKGLPCRGQKTKTNARTRKGKKKTVGAAAK
- the rpsK gene encoding 30S ribosomal protein S11, giving the protein MAKRKVTRKKVVKKNIADGIVHIAATFNNTMVTVTDSAGNAIAWSSAGNLGFKGSKKSTPFAAQAAVEDAVQKAMEHGIKNVGIKIQGPGSGRDTAVKSVGAIEGISVKWFKDVTPLPHNGCRPPKRRRV
- a CDS encoding HIT family protein, with the translated sequence MNFNNKYINIKIEESEIPWFMIFTNEKFKELSECPNEIKNEIFKTLDIIEKEMIKYYNPEKINIASFGNYVPHVHFHIMARFKEDSYFPEPMWGKKQREGKLDLPSFDNFCKTLIKKFEK